A region from the uncultured Bacteroides sp. genome encodes:
- a CDS encoding tape measure protein: MGRLNFSIAINLLTDNFKKGVSTVKSSFASMQAQALSYAAALGATTLGLGSFISQLVQVIRETTRVNTTLRNVSSSTADFAENLRFTTKIANKYGVYINDLTFNYAKFKASADNAGVSLKDQQKIFESLSRASVAYGMSAEDTNLTFLAVTQMMSKGKISSEELRRQLGERLPTAMAAMAKAAGVPIQKLDKLLRQGKLLSGEVLPKFADALNEMIPNVNTDNLETSFNKLKNAFQSFAQGTGLASSYKKLIDNITKLVQTAGENIKSIVSSLAAFIEGVALGRMFKWIAVELAKAQKTAMITAARAAKAAGESFDAVAWKAQSAGVTIRSAFIKVGAAIKGAFISMLPTAIFVGILELVSYFRQAATEAKRIKNIFSDYRAEAEKSGNTTEVVKLRELLSIMNDRKGTQIDINNAQSNLESMLGVEKKSQEDINKLVAERIKLLESAAKADFYATKKIEYEDKNKSILNKASGIGISNGNFDRLVKLSPLASSTDQNQEYFRKALDKMLPADSWTSLGNVKELIDEYIQNQEVINDASSNMKDALLASTKKTQSYAPDDDKKKKTELQKSEDKYNESLRELQAQLELNKQSGGKLGISQSEYNKALDELNIKTLVDAKGTGDKELLTSKYLSNLQDAVNHPIYNQAQGELEAVQKKYAEQLAELTSQYKNGAINDKDYKSGLKKLADETISAAGSIKDVGVAGQSFIAGLKFSSTMLTEKQVTPTARTRDTTYDYKKSTVDITGEKLDIATEYANRLKDQLQGQIGDLMDELDTALENKDFAKALKIAEAKVELKGLAEAIKKMDGLDKALALATVKKDIKDLNKELWEGTYSGIKDIASSSDRVVSAFSNLKDVFNDVDSSGWEKIMAIWNAMATTLDSFLSIIDMINNITEVTEKLADAKTKEAEIDKAITAEKTVNAETQAQAEVIAIGEKAAAKVAASVAVTAAATTEMAAESTAAYAYIPFLGVELATAQITAMQGLIAASAIPAFSTGGIRQNTGDKLLTRVNPGEMILNDGQQSRLFQMLDSGNGSGGKQIASSITTKVRGKELILTINNELKSQGKKTIG, translated from the coding sequence ATGGGAAGATTAAACTTTTCGATAGCAATTAATTTACTAACAGATAACTTCAAAAAAGGAGTTTCTACAGTAAAGAGTAGTTTTGCTTCTATGCAGGCACAGGCATTGTCTTATGCGGCTGCCTTGGGAGCTACAACGTTAGGGCTTGGCAGTTTTATATCTCAGTTGGTACAAGTTATAAGAGAAACAACGAGAGTGAATACAACCCTTAGAAACGTCTCTTCCTCTACGGCTGATTTTGCTGAAAATCTAAGATTTACAACCAAGATAGCCAACAAGTACGGTGTTTACATCAACGACTTAACCTTTAACTACGCAAAGTTTAAAGCTTCAGCGGATAATGCCGGAGTATCATTAAAGGATCAGCAAAAGATATTTGAATCTCTATCTAGGGCTTCTGTAGCCTATGGAATGTCCGCCGAAGATACGAATCTAACGTTTTTGGCCGTTACCCAGATGATGAGTAAGGGAAAAATAAGCTCTGAAGAGTTGAGAAGACAGCTAGGAGAGCGATTGCCGACCGCTATGGCCGCTATGGCAAAAGCTGCCGGAGTTCCTATACAGAAATTAGATAAGCTACTAAGGCAGGGCAAATTGCTTTCAGGAGAAGTTTTGCCTAAGTTTGCAGACGCTCTTAATGAGATGATTCCTAATGTAAATACTGATAACCTAGAAACATCATTTAATAAGTTAAAGAATGCATTTCAATCTTTCGCACAAGGGACCGGCCTAGCGAGTAGTTATAAAAAATTAATAGATAATATAACAAAGCTAGTTCAGACGGCCGGAGAAAACATAAAGAGCATAGTCAGTTCATTGGCAGCTTTCATCGAAGGAGTTGCATTAGGTCGCATGTTCAAATGGATTGCGGTAGAGTTGGCAAAGGCTCAAAAGACTGCAATGATTACAGCTGCCAGAGCTGCTAAGGCTGCGGGAGAATCTTTTGATGCAGTTGCATGGAAAGCCCAGAGTGCCGGAGTAACAATACGAAGCGCTTTTATTAAGGTAGGAGCCGCAATAAAAGGTGCTTTCATATCTATGTTACCAACGGCTATTTTTGTAGGAATATTGGAACTAGTATCTTATTTCAGACAAGCAGCAACTGAGGCAAAAAGAATAAAAAACATCTTTTCAGATTACAGGGCAGAGGCAGAGAAGTCTGGGAATACCACAGAGGTAGTAAAACTAAGAGAACTTCTTTCTATAATGAATGATAGAAAGGGAACTCAGATAGATATCAATAATGCTCAGTCTAATCTTGAGTCAATGCTAGGCGTTGAGAAGAAGTCTCAAGAAGATATAAATAAGTTAGTAGCCGAGCGAATAAAGCTGCTAGAATCGGCTGCAAAAGCTGATTTCTATGCGACTAAAAAAATAGAATACGAAGACAAGAATAAAAGTATTTTAAATAAAGCCTCTGGGATAGGGATATCAAATGGAAACTTCGACAGACTAGTTAAATTGTCACCGCTTGCATCATCAACCGATCAGAATCAAGAATATTTTAGAAAAGCACTTGATAAGATGCTACCAGCAGACTCATGGACTTCTCTAGGTAATGTAAAAGAATTAATTGACGAATATATACAGAATCAGGAAGTCATAAACGATGCTTCTTCAAATATGAAAGATGCACTATTAGCATCTACAAAAAAAACTCAGTCTTACGCACCGGATGATGATAAGAAAAAAAAGACAGAGCTTCAAAAATCAGAGGATAAATACAATGAATCTCTTCGTGAATTACAAGCTCAATTAGAGCTTAATAAGCAATCAGGAGGAAAACTAGGAATATCTCAATCAGAATACAACAAAGCTCTTGACGAACTTAATATAAAGACACTAGTAGACGCTAAAGGGACAGGAGACAAAGAACTGCTCACTAGTAAGTATCTAAGTAATTTACAGGATGCAGTAAATCATCCTATTTACAATCAAGCACAAGGAGAATTAGAAGCAGTACAGAAAAAATACGCAGAACAGTTAGCCGAACTTACGTCTCAGTATAAAAATGGAGCCATAAACGATAAAGATTATAAATCAGGTTTGAAAAAACTTGCGGATGAAACCATATCCGCCGCCGGATCAATAAAAGATGTTGGAGTTGCCGGGCAATCTTTTATTGCCGGGTTAAAGTTTTCCTCTACAATGCTAACGGAAAAACAGGTAACACCAACTGCCAGAACAAGAGATACGACATACGACTATAAGAAAAGCACAGTTGATATCACTGGAGAGAAGTTAGATATTGCAACGGAATATGCCAATAGGCTAAAAGACCAGTTGCAAGGCCAAATAGGCGACCTGATGGATGAGTTAGACACGGCTTTAGAAAATAAGGACTTTGCAAAAGCTTTAAAGATAGCTGAGGCTAAGGTAGAACTGAAGGGTTTAGCTGAGGCTATAAAAAAAATGGACGGGCTAGATAAGGCCTTAGCCTTAGCAACCGTTAAGAAAGATATTAAGGATCTGAATAAAGAGCTATGGGAAGGTACCTACTCAGGCATTAAAGACATAGCAAGTTCCTCTGATAGAGTAGTCAGTGCCTTTTCTAATTTAAAGGATGTATTCAACGATGTGGATTCATCCGGTTGGGAGAAGATTATGGCTATATGGAACGCTATGGCAACTACATTAGATTCCTTTCTATCTATCATAGATATGATAAATAATATTACGGAGGTAACGGAAAAGTTAGCAGACGCAAAAACAAAAGAGGCTGAAATAGATAAAGCAATAACAGCAGAAAAAACAGTAAATGCAGAAACTCAGGCTCAAGCAGAAGTCATAGCGATAGGAGAAAAGGCGGCAGCTAAAGTAGCTGCTTCGGTTGCTGTAACTGCTGCTGCGACAACCGAAATGGCCGCAGAGAGTACAGCGGCTTATGCTTATATACCATTTTTGGGCGTTGAATTAGCTACTGCACAAATAACAGCAATGCAAGGCCTTATAGCAGCTTCAGCAATACCTGCATTTTCTACAGGAGGTATACGCCAAAATACAGGAGACAAATTGCTCACTAGAGTTAATCCGGGAGAGATGATTTTGAATGATGGGCAACAATCTAGATTATTTCAAATGTTAGATTCCGGAAATGGATCCGGAGGAAAACAAATTGCTTCCTCTATAACAACAAAAGTAAGAGGTAAGGAATTGATATTGACTATTAATAACGAACTGAAATCTCAGGGCAAAAAAACAATAGGATAA
- a CDS encoding phage tail tube protein has protein sequence MVYDQDTDLLKGEKLMLFITDGTDRPVAYSTNATYDLTTDTVDTSSKMSGQFKDFMTGQSSYTVQTESLISFTAGHMSFAKMHAMQISGLPVNFKLCKRVESNGDYIPGDVVLSGKAIFTSLNLTAQNAAISTSSATLQGKGAVNPGTAIVFANPNPVQIAATIAVSGTSILHVSGSGLTANVTATIVGTDAPLFSLSAATVNQSGGIASGDITITYDPTVTGSHIASIKLTSAGAEDAYIQVIGISAS, from the coding sequence ATGGTTTACGATCAGGACACAGATTTATTGAAAGGTGAGAAACTGATGTTGTTTATCACTGACGGCACAGATAGGCCAGTAGCTTATTCTACGAATGCTACTTATGATCTTACCACAGACACTGTAGATACATCATCTAAAATGTCAGGTCAATTTAAGGACTTTATGACGGGACAAAGCTCATATACGGTTCAGACAGAATCGCTTATCAGTTTTACTGCCGGACACATGTCTTTCGCTAAGATGCACGCAATGCAGATATCAGGTCTGCCTGTTAACTTTAAACTCTGCAAAAGAGTAGAGAGCAACGGTGATTATATTCCGGGAGATGTAGTTTTATCCGGCAAAGCTATATTTACTTCTCTAAATTTGACTGCACAGAATGCGGCAATTTCGACAAGTTCAGCAACTCTACAAGGAAAAGGAGCTGTTAACCCAGGAACGGCAATTGTATTTGCTAATCCTAATCCTGTACAGATTGCCGCAACAATAGCAGTATCGGGTACTTCTATACTGCATGTAAGCGGATCCGGACTAACTGCTAATGTGACCGCTACAATAGTAGGAACGGATGCGCCCTTATTCTCATTGAGTGCGGCTACTGTAAATCAAAGCGGTGGCATTGCCTCAGGTGATATTACTATTACTTACGATCCAACCGTTACCGGTTCTCATATTGCTTCTATCAAATTGACAAGCGCAGGAGCAGAAGACGCTTATATACAGGTAATTGGTATATCCGCATCATAG
- a CDS encoding DUF3168 domain-containing protein: MINKPKSKLKITTLIRSLLIAEADIMTATNGHISPLIADKGTTGTFIVYQRNAYKLQEVKQGVAGDTCEVLINVVSDDYDNSQDIAEKVLFALYGEKGENGKYTITLGDSTEDVEVNDTSIKYIQVLLFEIN, encoded by the coding sequence ATGATTAATAAACCAAAATCTAAATTAAAGATCACTACGCTCATTCGTAGTCTATTGATTGCAGAAGCTGATATAATGACCGCTACGAATGGACATATATCTCCATTAATAGCCGATAAAGGAACTACAGGAACATTTATCGTCTATCAGCGGAATGCCTATAAACTGCAAGAAGTAAAGCAAGGCGTAGCCGGAGATACCTGTGAAGTTCTTATAAATGTCGTAAGTGATGATTACGATAATTCACAGGATATAGCAGAGAAGGTACTATTTGCTTTATACGGAGAAAAAGGTGAAAACGGAAAGTATACAATAACTCTAGGAGATTCGACGGAAGATGTAGAAGTAAATGACACTTCCATAAAGTATATACAAGTTTTATTATTTGAAATTAATTAA
- a CDS encoding phage head closure protein codes for MRAGQLNEHIVFQELITTISETGAQRREYQDVLSIKAKRKKITTAIGDGEEAKEAFIGNTVIFQCRKYPEINEDMRIRWQGRTYGITLLDYQREDNTYIITCSKINK; via the coding sequence ATGAGAGCGGGACAACTAAATGAGCATATCGTCTTTCAGGAGTTAATAACGACTATTTCTGAGACAGGAGCCCAGAGAAGGGAGTATCAGGACGTATTATCTATAAAAGCGAAAAGGAAAAAGATTACTACGGCCATAGGCGACGGAGAAGAAGCTAAAGAGGCTTTCATAGGTAATACGGTGATTTTTCAATGTCGTAAATACCCTGAAATAAACGAAGATATGCGGATAAGATGGCAAGGAAGAACTTATGGAATAACCCTACTGGACTATCAGCGTGAAGATAATACTTATATCATTACATGCAGTAAAATTAATAAGTGA
- a CDS encoding head-tail connector protein encodes MVYITLAQAKEHCNIEAEYTDDDSYINSLIEVAEAVVAKDICENLEDLTGGGELPSPLHHAMLLLVGNYYANREPVAFANSAEVPLSYKHLISLYRNYGG; translated from the coding sequence ATGGTATATATAACTTTAGCTCAGGCGAAGGAACACTGCAATATAGAAGCAGAGTATACCGATGATGATAGCTATATCAATTCTTTAATTGAAGTAGCCGAAGCAGTAGTGGCTAAAGATATATGCGAGAATCTAGAAGACTTGACGGGAGGAGGAGAATTACCTTCTCCCCTACATCATGCCATGCTCTTATTAGTTGGGAATTATTATGCTAACCGTGAACCGGTAGCTTTTGCCAATAGTGCCGAAGTTCCCTTAAGCTATAAGCATTTAATCTCTTTATATAGAAATTACGGCGGATGA
- a CDS encoding phage major capsid protein: protein MPKEKTMLELIEERNQLIEARKGIIAKVKKEARQLSTEENNSLGEAQIRLEEIKTEMEEREAMNRKLGTPHGKESQKRFSLTRAIRESMSGNYSEESLAVIQRGKEQMVGLETTGSLIIPVGEQRAVVVAGTDANGGYAIDTDLFDIMTPLQANLILAQVGANIVTGLTNNVSIPKYSGTTAAWAGETAAAADGTGAFSKDSFAPKRLAAVTYISKQMLAQDSLGVEMMLRNQIILAISQKLEATIFGKDATVTTKPDGFFTTVPAAGGVVDWAKIVALETSLSTSNALTQNLAYVIHPAILGKLKTTVKDASGAGGFLIGDNGLLNGYKSLVTTNIASGMQTGLNEYGAIFGNWADYFVGQWGALDLTIDPYTEAANGQVKIVVNAYFDAGMRRAESFAKTTWK from the coding sequence ATGCCTAAAGAAAAGACAATGTTAGAGCTGATTGAAGAACGCAATCAACTCATTGAAGCAAGAAAAGGAATCATCGCAAAGGTGAAAAAAGAAGCTCGCCAACTGAGCACTGAAGAAAACAATTCTCTCGGTGAAGCCCAGATCAGGTTGGAAGAGATCAAGACTGAGATGGAAGAAAGAGAAGCCATGAACAGGAAGCTGGGTACTCCACACGGAAAGGAATCTCAAAAAAGATTCTCCTTAACTCGTGCTATTCGTGAATCAATGTCAGGAAACTACTCAGAAGAGAGTCTGGCCGTTATTCAGAGAGGTAAGGAACAGATGGTAGGATTGGAGACAACAGGAAGCCTTATTATCCCGGTTGGTGAGCAAAGAGCAGTAGTGGTAGCCGGTACAGATGCTAATGGGGGGTATGCAATAGATACAGATCTATTCGATATTATGACACCTTTACAGGCTAATTTGATTTTGGCACAGGTAGGTGCAAATATTGTTACCGGATTGACTAATAACGTCTCTATTCCAAAGTACTCAGGAACGACGGCAGCATGGGCAGGAGAAACAGCCGCTGCCGCTGATGGTACTGGCGCCTTTTCAAAAGATAGCTTCGCTCCTAAAAGACTTGCAGCCGTTACATATATCTCTAAGCAGATGTTAGCACAAGATTCTCTAGGAGTTGAGATGATGTTAAGAAATCAAATAATACTCGCTATCTCCCAGAAGTTGGAAGCGACAATATTTGGTAAAGATGCTACAGTAACGACGAAACCTGATGGCTTTTTCACGACTGTGCCGGCAGCCGGAGGTGTTGTTGATTGGGCTAAGATCGTAGCACTTGAAACTTCTCTTAGTACTTCTAATGCGCTTACCCAGAATTTGGCGTATGTTATTCACCCTGCTATCCTAGGTAAATTGAAAACAACCGTAAAAGATGCTAGCGGTGCCGGCGGATTCTTGATTGGAGATAATGGGTTGTTAAACGGCTATAAGAGCCTTGTCACTACCAATATTGCTAGTGGCATGCAAACAGGATTGAATGAATACGGGGCAATATTTGGAAATTGGGCAGACTATTTCGTAGGCCAATGGGGTGCGCTTGATCTAACTATTGATCCTTATACCGAAGCCGCTAATGGGCAGGTTAAGATTGTAGTTAATGCTTATTTCGATGCAGGTATGCGTAGAGCTGAATCATTCGCAAAAACGACTTGGAAATAA
- a CDS encoding HK97 family phage prohead protease — protein sequence MEEKKKEIRNVSYRVKADKESRTIEGYAALFNVASDGLWFGTEIIEKNAFDGVLEKSDVFALLNHDLRRGILARWKMKEISLRLTIDEIGLKYSFEAPQTALGDELLENIRRGEIYESSFAFTVEDDTWEKVGEDMWKRTIHKIGELFDVSPVYSAAYSSTSVYMRGKEQTDAIIEEQRKRIADEEKRINEALNSYWETIEKQFNI from the coding sequence ATGGAAGAGAAAAAAAAGGAAATAAGGAATGTATCCTATCGTGTTAAGGCTGATAAAGAGAGTCGAACAATCGAAGGATATGCCGCTCTTTTTAATGTAGCAAGTGACGGACTTTGGTTTGGAACAGAAATAATTGAGAAAAATGCTTTTGATGGAGTACTTGAAAAGAGTGATGTGTTCGCTCTTCTAAATCATGACCTAAGAAGAGGTATTCTGGCACGTTGGAAGATGAAAGAGATATCGCTTCGCCTAACTATTGATGAAATAGGTTTGAAGTATTCTTTCGAGGCTCCACAAACAGCTCTTGGCGATGAGTTATTGGAAAACATCCGTCGTGGAGAAATATATGAAAGTTCATTCGCCTTTACAGTAGAAGATGATACATGGGAAAAAGTTGGCGAAGACATGTGGAAACGCACAATTCACAAGATCGGAGAATTATTCGATGTATCGCCAGTATACTCGGCTGCTTATTCTTCAACATCTGTATACATGAGAGGAAAGGAACAAACGGATGCTATCATTGAAGAGCAAAGAAAACGTATAGCAGACGAAGAAAAACGTATAAATGAAGCCCTTAATAGTTATTGGGAAACGATAGAGAAACAATTTAATATTTAA
- a CDS encoding phage portal protein, with protein MNIFGLDISFRKASRKEINSIPMMGTGTGMLLASTSQPMLLSTVYRCVDVISDSVAQLPLETYILDQEGFKKPAKDHPLYNLMNEEPSEYMTRFTFFKTIVASVILRGNGYAYIERDSRGTVIQLIYIPSTSVTIVWINDNNGIPRMRYQITGFKELVEPRDMIHILNFSYDGIIGVSTLTHARQTLGISTDSEAHASGFFRNGGNMAGVLTVEGVRMDKKQKDQNYSEWAARTDPSTGAPNGIVILEGNMKYAPITISPKDSQLLESRQFNVVDICRFFSVSPVKAFDLSKSSYSTVEATQLAFLTDTVAPMIAKIELELQRKLFKPSEKKNLKIEFNTSAFLRADKASQSTYWKELFNVGAATPNEVRRENNLPRIDGGDEAFVQVNVQTLANAKNPTAKQGVSDKTKVNSK; from the coding sequence ATGAATATATTTGGCCTTGACATTTCTTTTAGAAAAGCTTCTAGAAAAGAAATTAACTCTATCCCCATGATGGGTACTGGTACGGGAATGCTTTTAGCGAGTACTTCCCAACCAATGCTGCTATCTACTGTCTATCGTTGTGTAGATGTTATCAGTGATTCAGTGGCTCAGTTGCCACTTGAGACATACATATTAGATCAGGAAGGATTTAAGAAGCCGGCTAAAGATCACCCACTCTATAACCTGATGAATGAAGAACCAAGTGAGTACATGACTAGATTTACGTTCTTTAAAACAATTGTGGCATCTGTGATACTTAGAGGTAACGGATATGCCTACATAGAGAGAGATTCAAGGGGAACTGTAATTCAGCTAATTTACATTCCATCTACGTCAGTTACGATCGTTTGGATTAATGATAATAACGGAATTCCAAGAATGAGGTACCAGATTACCGGATTTAAAGAATTGGTAGAGCCTAGAGACATGATTCATATCCTGAATTTTAGTTATGATGGAATTATAGGAGTATCAACCCTAACACATGCCAGACAAACACTTGGCATATCGACAGATTCAGAAGCTCATGCTTCCGGGTTCTTTCGTAACGGCGGCAACATGGCCGGAGTGCTTACGGTTGAAGGTGTAAGGATGGATAAAAAGCAAAAGGATCAGAATTATAGTGAATGGGCCGCACGAACAGATCCATCAACGGGAGCGCCTAACGGAATTGTAATTCTTGAAGGGAATATGAAATATGCTCCTATCACCATCAGCCCTAAGGATTCTCAATTGCTAGAATCAAGGCAATTTAACGTAGTGGATATTTGCCGTTTTTTCTCGGTTTCTCCTGTTAAGGCTTTTGACTTATCTAAATCTAGTTATTCAACCGTTGAGGCTACACAATTAGCATTCCTTACCGATACGGTGGCTCCTATGATTGCTAAGATAGAGCTAGAGTTGCAAAGAAAGCTATTTAAACCATCCGAAAAGAAGAATCTAAAAATAGAGTTTAACACCTCTGCATTTCTAAGAGCTGATAAGGCTTCACAATCTACGTATTGGAAGGAGCTATTTAATGTTGGTGCAGCTACGCCCAACGAAGTTCGCCGGGAAAACAATCTTCCTCGCATAGATGGAGGGGACGAAGCCTTTGTACAGGTTAACGTTCAAACGCTTGCTAATGCTAAAAATCCGACGGCAAAACAAGGAGTGTCAGACAAAACAAAGGTTAATAGTAAATAG